A stretch of the Lolium perenne isolate Kyuss_39 chromosome 3, Kyuss_2.0, whole genome shotgun sequence genome encodes the following:
- the LOC139838435 gene encoding F-box/LRR-repeat protein At4g29420-like codes for MVSMSEPDAPHLPPLILANILSRVTDIRDIAACILASRALFVAAKQCPRIRLDAATRTRRLREDRGGVKGTSFCTLAGNVAALLGSHLRSLAVNASEGQSCVDDAMWVEEGESDEADDLHVTSLKSVIAWAATAAGPTLQEVEIIDFWRQSCWRKAEALPVISHLCHNLLKLVLKNAWLSVDGLKIMPNLTHLTLECIRIEDENLSKLNECFPSLQILNLIRVGSLKKPKICLSQLKTFRWEVSTNEPTSLAIYAPNLVYIELKCVRPENLILETPSLSTLKLTIDKLCPTVQVDGLVSLKSLRIESLDLDSLLQRFTSDRDIRSLDLELPDSADYSDLYGAVELDYLVQLFAGINEVKLSPRFSCELMRLLVVCADYEFPSCLEKLFVHLPESFISDCPFVPLLRNSASFCKVTVLFHADTSDAVCQAAASLWPLSFPKMTWQWGTWQ; via the exons ATGGTTTCCATGTCAGAGCCCGACGCCCCGCACCTCCCACCGCTGATCCTTGCCAATATCCTCAGCCGTGTCACCGACATCAGAGACATCGCAGCATGCATCCTTGCCTCGCGTGCGCTCTTCGTCGCAGCCAAGCAGTGCCCCCGCATCCGTCTCGACGCAGCCACTCGCACACGGCGCCTTCGGGAAGACAGGGGTGGGGTCAAGGGTACATCGTTCTGCACACTCGCTGGAAACGTCGCAGCTTTACTCGGGTCGCACCTCCGGTCCCTTGCAGTTAACGCGTCCGAGGGGCAGAGTTGTGTAGATGATGCGATGTGGGTAGAGGAGGGCGAGTCTGATGAGGCGGATGATCTGCACGTCACCAGTTTAAAGTCTGTGATTGCGTGGGCTGCGACGGCTGCAGGACCTACCCTCCAAGAGGTGGAGATCATTGACTTCTGGAGACAGTCGTGTTGGCGGAAGGCGGAGGCACTCCCTGTCATCTCCCACCTCT GTCATAATCTTCTCAAATTAGTGCTGAAAAATGCATGGCTGTCTGTTGATGGGCTCAAGATAATGCCTAATCTGACCCATCTGACGCTTGAGTGCATTAGAATTGAGGACGAGAACCTCAGCAAGTTGAATGAATGCTTTCCCTCCCTCCAGATTCTCAATCTTATTAGAGTTGGAAGTCTCAAAAAACCCAAGATTTGCCTTTCTCAACTAAAGACTTTCCGCTGGGAGGTATCAACAAATGAACCAACTTCTTTAGCTATCTATGCGCCGAACTTGGTTTATATTGAGTTAAAGTGTGTTCGACCAGAAAACCTCATTTTAGAAACTCCCTCCCTGTCTACTCTGAAGCTGACCATTGATAAACTTTGTCCAACCGTCCAAGTTGATGGCCTAGTGAGTTTGAAGAGTCTTCGGATCGAGTCACTGGATCTAGATTCCCTCTTGCAGCGGTTTACAAGTGATCGAGATATCAGGAGTCTAGATCTTGAGCTACCAGATTCTGCAGACTACTCAGACCTATATGGTGCGGTGGAGCTAGACTATCTTGTTCAACTGTTTGCCGGGATCAATGAAGTCAAGTTGTCACCAAGATTTTCATGTGAACTGATGAGGCTCCTAGTGGTGTGTGCGGATTATGAGTTTCCAAGCTGCTTGGAGAAACTTTTTGTTCATCTACCAGAATCATTCATTTCTGATTGTCCGTTTGTACCATTGCTTAGGAACAGCGCATCATTCTGCAAGGTGACTGTTCTTTTCCATGCTGATACCAGCGATGCTGTTTGCCAAGCTGCAGCATCACTTTGGCCGCTAAGTTTTCCGAAGATGACGTGGCAATGGGGTACTTGGCAGTAA
- the LOC127338207 gene encoding uncharacterized protein, whose amino-acid sequence MEPQSPGSPASPPSPGKVMSPELPEPSREMSSPEEEAPVNPDRKSSSSSSSSSSSSRVPLAGCVFHVEAAEMSTPLVVEAQNDDGDHADAGAGTDAKLPGDWASWPEPSPPKTVDDDPSSSDGGTVSVAPESQTMAEMEGFNPDRIPASIFQPKTSASQQEWSIASNESLFSIHGASQSQSDDFYAPSRSHFDYFYDEAMAAGAEPNGKLPPLAEVSEHGGGTVPGSAVSDASDGSAAASKAAMAFRRHESGSLGSSSNFSFAFPILAEPSAGKKESMGGYQQLQKEHERSPPTPSERKSQFEEMTTEEERRRRKTSWCWYEECCGRCWLICSWSTCCCCFQWRWNCCSCSCSCPSLCRCSWCL is encoded by the exons ATGGAGCCCCAATCGCCCGGCTCGCCGGCGTCGCCACCCTCTCCGGGCAAGGTGATGTCACCAGAGCTGCCTGAGCCTTCTCGAGAAATGtcatcgccggaggaggaggccccTGTCAATCCCGACAGGAAGTCATCATCGTCCTcttcttcgtcatcctcttcgTCGCGCGTCCCCTTGGCCGGGTGCGTTTTCCATGTCGAAGCGGCCGAGATGAGCACCCCGTTGGTGGTGGAAGCGCAAAACGACGACGGCGATCATGCCGATGCAGGCGCCGGCACTGACGCAAAACTACCCGGCGACTGGGCGTCGTGGCCAGAGCCGTCACCACCCAAGACCGTTGATGACGACCCGTCGTCGTCCGACGGCGGCACGGTGTCGGTGGCGCCGGAATCCCAGACGATGGCGGAGATGGAGGGTTTCAACCCGGACAGGATCCCGGCGTCCATCTTCCAGCCCAAGACGTCGGCGTCGCAGCAGGAGTGGAGCATCGCGTCCAACGAGTCGCTGTTCAGCATCCACGGCGCCAGCCAGAGCCAGTCGGACGACTTCTACGCCCCCAGCAGGTCCCACTTCGACTACTTCTACGACGAGGCCATGGCCGCCGGCGCCGAGCCGAACGGGAAGCTACCGCCGCTCGCCGAGGTGTCGGAGCATGGAGGCGGCACCGTGCCGGGCAGCGCGGTGTCGGACGCCAGCGACGGGAGCGCAGCGGCCAGCAAGGCGGCCATGGCGTTCCGGCGCCACGAGAGCGGCTCATTAGGCAGCTCCAGCAATTTCTCCTTCGCCTTCCCAAT ACTCGCTGAGCCGTCGGCGGGGAAGAAGGAGAGCATGGGCGGCTACCAGCAGCTGCAGAAGGAACACGAGCGGTCGCCGCCGACACCCTCTGAACGAAAGTCGCAGTTCGAGGAGATGACGACGGAGGAGGAAcggcggaggaggaagacgagttgGTGCTGGTACGAGGAGTGCTGTGGCCGCTGCTGGCTCATCTGCTCATGGTccacctgctgctgctgctttcaATGGCGGTGGAactgctgctcctgctcctgctcctgcccgAGCTTATGCCGGTGCAGCTGGTGCCTCTGA